Within Peromyscus leucopus breed LL Stock chromosome 7, UCI_PerLeu_2.1, whole genome shotgun sequence, the genomic segment AATGAGCTGCCTCCAACAGACAAATTCCTAGACACAGAAAGTGGAGGTTTCCTGGAGAGTAGAAAGGGCAGATGGAGAGTGAGTGTTCAGTGCATAGAGATTCAGCATGGGGAGGTGGACAGTGGTGatggcctgcctgcctctgcctccagagtgctggcattaaagaaaGGGGTGCCCCACTATGCCCAGCCccaatcttttattattattattattattattattatttttgagacaggatctgactgtgtagtcctgggccatcctggaactcactgtgtagaccaggctggcctcagactcacagagatccatctgcctgtgtCTTGTAAGTGtggatgttgggattaaaggcctgtgcgaCTTTCCCCACCCCCGCCTCTAAGATTGTATGTGACGTATATTCTACCAAAATTTGTTGAAGCCAGTAGTCTGAAACGGCCACGTCGGACTTTGTGAGGCACATAGAGTTGACAGTGGACCAGAATGCCACTctagatttaaaaatgtatttgttacatcctgacagcagtttcccgtctctcttctccttccattcccttctcccctctactcccccactcctcctccgttTCTGTGCAGAAAGGGGCTGGTCTCCCCTGGCATCACAAAGCATAGCTCACCTAGTTGCAGTGAGACTGAGCGCCTCCCcttgtattcaggctgggcaaagcaacccagtatgaggagcaggttccccaaagccagccagAATGCCGCTTTTCTAGAACATTTCCATTGTGCCTTCCTGGGTGGAGCTGACATGAGTCTGGTTGTCATCCTTGACTCTGGCCCAGAGTTCCTCCTGCTGGAGAACGTGGTGCACCACTTCAAGTACCCCTGTGTGCTGGACCTGAAGATGGGTACCCGGCAGCATGGGGACGACGCGTCAGCCGAGAAGGCAGCCCGGCAGATGCGGAAGTGTGAGCAGAGCACGTCTGCCACGCTGGGGGTCAGGGTCTGTGGCATGCAGGTGAGTCACCGCTGGCGGGAGCCCGGGGCTGCAGAGTGCATGTTAGCTTGTGCCCATACCTGCCTGACACCCGTGTCCTCCTGGCCTGCACTGTTCCAGAATCTCCTCTGAAAGGGTGAGTCACCCACAGGCTGCTGAGTGTGTCTTCACAAGTGGGTTCGTCGAGGCCTGTTCTCCTCACTTGACTGAGATTGAGCTCCATGTGCAGGGTCATTGAGAGAGCCTGTTGCCTTGTCACCGGGAAGGCAGACTTGTCTGTCAGCAGTGCATTCCTAGTCAGAGGTAGCCGGGCCCTGGGACAGCTTGGAGGCAGGCTTCTAAAGTGATGGCTCTAGGCCTGGTGTTGGCTTTCACAGCTCCAGGACGGGAAAACCTGGGGTGAATGTGGCCTCCCTGCTCCAGTAGGAGGAGCTGAAGAGCTCAGGTTGGTCAGAGTGCCTCGCagactgttttgtttgttcatttggtcggggtttttgtttttttgtttttgtatttttttgcttGGGGGCACTTGGTGGCCATCAAACCTTCCTGGTACTCAACCCGGTCTTGTCTCCTGGGGTTTCAGGTCTACCAGCTGGACACAGGTCATTACCTCTGCAGAAACAAGTACTATGGTCGTGGACTCTCCATTGAAGGCTTCCGCAATGCGCTGTATCAATACCTGCACAACGGCCTGGACCTGCGCCGTGACCTCTTTGAGCCTATCCTGAGCAAACTCCGGGGCCTCAAGGCCGTGCTGGAGCGGCAGGCCTCCTACCGCTTCTACTCCAGCTCTCTGCTCGTCATCTATGACGGCAAGGAGTGCCGCTCGGAGCTCCGGCTCAAGCACGTGGACATGGGGCTCCCGGAGGCGCCACCGCCCTGTGGGCCCAGCACCAGCCCTAGCGGCACCAACCTTGAGGCTGGCCCCTCTTCTCCGCCCAAGGTGGACGTCCGCATGATCGACTTTGCACACAGCACATTCAAGGGCTTCCGGGATGACCCCACTGTTCACGACGGGCCGGACAGAGGCTACGTGTTTGGTTTGGAGAATCTTATCAGCATCATGGAACAGATGCGGGACGAGAACCAGTAGGGCCAGTTCTGGGCCCTAAGACCCGTTCCTCTCCACCCACAGGCAGGGACCATTGCTCTGAACTTGCTGTGAGGACACACTGACTTGCTTTTAAAGGGTTATATTTCTCTTTGGTGTaaactaaaagaaatgtttttagcTGTAGCCTGgaatccatatacatatatatatatatatatacatatatatataaaagtaaagGAGGACAGAACATACGTCCTCCCAGCCAGGCTCCTTAGCTTTGTGGCTCTGCTGTGTCCAGGCTGACTCAGGAAGGAAGAGATAACCCCAGTGGGCTCGGCAGCAGAGACAGATGCCTTTGAACTTTGGTCCCCTTGCCTAAGGTTTTTGGGATCTGTGGTTATAGGGCTCTGCTGATTGTGAGGTGAAGCCCTTGGCTggcacagggtctctctatgctaCTCGTCCCTTACTTCCCAGAATTGGGGAAGGTTAAGTGCCCGTGTCTTGGGGACCTTTCTAGTTTTGTGCCAGTGCTTGAGCAGTTGCCCTCAGGGCATTACAGGGCTGACTGCGCAGATGGACTCATTCTTGGGTCTGATTTTGGCATGGGGCTAGATTTGTGAAGCTGAGCTAAGGCCAACTCACAGCAAAGGGCAGGCCCTGGGCTCCCTAGGCACCCACTGGCATGCAAACTTGCTCTTCTGTCCACAACCCCAGCCAGCCTCTCGCTGAGATTCCTTGCCTAAGGAGGCCACGTGTCCTCCTATCCCAGTGAGGTGGGCACAGCTCTGTTTGCTGAGGAGAGGGAGTGTCGCAGTAGACCTAGGGGCCTGTAATGGCTCTCGCCTAGACAGTATTTGCAGTTCTTGGGCTTTGGGTGGTGCCCCGTCCTCGAGTTTGGGCAGCTGTGCTGCCTCTGGATGGGCTGTTCCTCCCAGGGCTCAGGGTCTGCTCTGCTCAGGGTCTTGTCTTCTCCAGGCCAAGCTCAAGGCAGCAGCCTGTTCTGTGGTATTCCAAGCACTAGGCTTGGAGGGAGAACTTTAAACTTGTCTGGTTTATGGACATAGGACCCTGGGTACAGGTGCCCAGAGTCTGCTGAGAGCTTTGTCTGGTTAATCCTGGGTCTGTCGGTTCatttgcctgcctgccagcctgttTTGTGGTGAGCTTTCTGGGGTATATAGCCTTGTTGATTAGTATATATTGATCTTGTTCATGCTCTCCTCAACAGAgtattctttcccttttctgaggCGAGCCTTTGCTCCTGTGCCCTTCCTCAGCAGGCTCTGCTGTCTTACAAAGCTGTTAGCAGAATGACCCCTAGTGGAGTTCACCTGCTGGCCTGGTGGCCTTCTTGTGGGACTGTGGCCGTCAGCACCAGCAGTGAAGGCTCAGGGCTGATCTGCCCCACTGCTTTCTTTTTGCTACCAGCCCTTTGATGGTAGAGACCTGCTGCCTGTACTGTAGGTGTCCTACAGGTTACACTACACTTAGCCATTGCCAAGGTGAGCAGCAGTCTCCAAGTCCATGGCCAGTGGTCAGCACTTCTGACAGGTCTGTTTTGGCATTTGAAGATAATCCTGCCAACCTTTGAGAGATACTGGTAACTAATGGCATAATATCCTGGTTCGTAGAGATGCAGCTCTGGAAAGGGCTCCTTCATGGACCCCAGTCTCGGTCTTCTGACCCTGGTGCCAGTGGTGGGCAGGTTCCCATTCCTTAGGGCTGGGAGGCCCAGCTTTGCCCATTTCTGGTTAGTAACAACTGTCTTCTGTCCAGTAGTATTCTGTTGCTTCAGCCATGGGGGCAGTAAGTGTTCATTAGTGTAGACATATCTTCTCTGCCAGGATAGAGGTTAAGAGAGGTTTGGGGCCATGGATGACCTTTTAGGAATGTGCTGTACTTCTGCAGTTCCCAGATTTGGGGAGGCACTGCCCCATTCTGCTGCTTCTCATGTAGCAAGGGAGAAGGTACCCATTTACATTGCGAGTTCTGCCAATACAGCTGGAAAGGCTGGGATTTGCTGCTTCTTAAGGGCAGGGCCCCACTTTTCAGCACCTTTGATATCTGGAGGGCCAGCTCGTTTATCTGATAGGTGGTGGCAAGTGTGTAATAACACTTTCTGCCAGTGTTGTTCTACCTGCCCCAGGCTAGAGCCCTGTCCCCGACAGGCCCTGCCTTCCCAGCCCCCGATTTGGGACCAAAGTGCAACTGGGGATCATGGGTTGGGGAGCTCAGATTGCCCCTCTCCATAGTATTTCCCTGGGCTAAGCCCACACCAGCCCTGGGAGATGGGTGGGAGTGAAATGGGATGGGTGGTGCTTAAAGAGGAAAGGGACCAGTGTCGTGACTAACTTGCCTGggaccccacccctccctcccagctTTGGGCCTGAGGATTCTCTCCTAGAGGCCAGGGGCCTGGGCTAGTTCAGTATCCGCTGCTCATTCGCTCACATCTGGCCACGTGCACGTTCCCTAGATGCAAACCGCTTTGAACTTTACAGCTGTGTaagttggttgtgtgtgtgtgcccattttaaaaaactgcattttaatgaggaaaaatgaGAACCCTGGGAAAGTTCCTTTGCTCTTGTGGAGGAAATGTAAGACTTCgaattctggaaattgttctCTGCTCCTCTTTCCTGGAAGCTACACACCTGCCTACATACCCTAAGCCCTGCGCCTGGATACACACGGGGCTCCATTGGCGTTTAGGCGCGCTTGCGTTTCCCCGGGTCTTGTGTGTGATGGAGAGGAGTACTTGGCCCGAGCCGGCTCCTTTCTGTACACCCTGCGCtacccgcccgcccgcccgcttgTGTCAGGTCGTATATGTCAAAATAAAGCCTCTAGAAACTGAACTCTGTCCATGTCGTGAAACTTTCACAGCCTCCGGGTGGGCTGACCCAGCTAGTAGCTCACACGTCTTGGTCTCCACCTGAGGGGAGGTGTCGGGTCGGAGCTGGGGGACCGACTGAGCTGGGTCGGGACGGGTGCTGAAGGGCGGGGCCGGGGCTTGGGGGCAGCACCCGAGCGGCTGGAGGTGGGGGTCGGAGCACAAGCACTGAGGGACGAGGCGAGTGGCCCTGGAGGTGGGGGTCGTCAGGGTGGacccggggcggggggggggggggggaaggcagCACCTGCTGGGCGGGGCGGAAGGCGGCTGCCTCGTGGCGGACCCAGTTCCGATAGGAAGCCAAGCTAACTCCTCCAGTTCCGCCTTTAGATCCGCCAATGGGCATCTGACCCGCGAGTTCTCCGGGTCCCCATGGCAGCCCAGCGCGTTGGGAATCTAATTGGCTACGTCTGCCGTGGCGTAACGCCGGGCGGTCGGCTGCGGACGGCCCTGCCACGTAGACAGCAGCCGATTGGCTCTTCCAGGTTACGTCACTGGCTGCGCCGCCTCCGGCCGGAACTCCGGGCCAGCCGGTCTCCAACCAGTTCCTCCTCCGGTGTTCTGGCTGCCCCTAGACCCCACATCAAGGTAGAGCAGGAGGACGAGGTGAGGCCAGTCGGTCAGTCTGGCTGGTGAAGGACACGAGGCAGGGCACGGCGGCGGGAGTGCGCGGCAGGCGGCCGGCAGGCGGCCTGGAGGTACTTTGGAGCCAGGGACCCACGCCTATCACCCGCAGGCGCGATGAAGGCACTGATCTTGGTAGGTGGGTATGGGACACGGTTGCGGCCGCTGACGCTGAGCACCCCGAAGCCATTGGTGGACTTCTGCAATAAGCCCATTTTGCTGCATCAAGTGGAGGCGCTTGCCGCGGTAAGGTCCTGGGTCAGCTATGGCGGGAAGAGGGGCAGATAGTGACTAGGAGGACAGGGGTGGTCATACCGTGTGACCCAGCCCGTCAATTAGCCCACCTTATTGTGTCTGACAGGCAGGTGTGGACCACGTGATCCTGGCAGTGAGCTACATGTCACAGATgttagaaaaggaaatgaaggcCCAGGAGCAGAGGGTGAGGCGTGCATGGACTTAGTCCTTCCTTTTggtccctggggcttggctgACTATTGAGGGACAATATAACCAGATGACTTTTTCCTTTTAGCTTGGAATCCGAATCTCCATGTCTCATGAAGAAGAGCCTTTGGGGACAGGTCAGTAGAAAAAGGAAGGCTTTGGGGCAAGATTTGGGGTCAGTAGAGGGGTATCATCCAATCTGAAGGAGCATCTCCGCAGTCGGGACTCAAGGTTCTAGGCCTCTAGCACGGTGCTAACAGATGACTTGTCCCCTTCCCTAGCTGGGCCTCTGGCGCTGGCCCGAGACCTACTCTCTGAGACCGCAGACCCTTTCTTCGTTCTCAACAGTGATGTCATCTGTGATTTTCCTTTCCAAGCCATGGTGCAGTTCCATCGACACCATGGCCAAGAGGGCTCCATCTTGGTAAGAGACCAAGTCTTCCTTCTCTGGCATCCCCACCCTCATGCCCAGTTGCTCCTAACCCTCAGTCTTAAACTCTCCGTGTTGTGCAAAGCCTTTGAGAGGTGGGCTAGGCATGTGTCTCAGGGATAAAGAACACTGGACTAGGCCTAAGGTACCCTCCACCTTCATATTCAGGTAACCAAGGTGGAAGAGCCTTCCAAATATGGTGTGGTGGTATGTGAGGCTGACACAGGCCGCATTCACCGTTTTGTTGAGAAGCCGCAGGTATTTGTATCCAATAAGATCAACGCAGGCATGTACATCCTGAGCCCTGCAGTACTGCAGCGCATCCAGGTGTGTAGGAGAGAACGGCCGGGCGGGCGAGGGTGGAGCAGGCCTCTGTTGGATGACCTGCTCACGAGTTGCCCACTTCCACAGCTGAAGCCTACATCCATTGAGAAGGAGATCTTCCCAGTTATGGCCCAGGAGGGGCAGCTCTATGCCATGGAGCTTCAGGGTGAGGCAGGGAGGCCATAGGGTGAGGGGTAGTCTGTGGCTAGGCAGAGCCCTCTCAGTCATCTCCCCCTCCAGGTTTCTGGATGGACATTGGACAGCCCAAGGACTTCCTCACTGGCATGTGCCTCTTCCTGCAGTCGCTGAGACAGAAGCATCCAGAGAGACTATACTCAGGCCCTGGCATTGTGGGGAATGTACTTGTGGTGAGGCCCCTGCCCAGCCTGTCACTGGTCCTCTCAGATTTGGGAGACCAATGACCCACTCTTGCTTTCCTCGACACTCTCAGGATCCAAGTGCCCGTATCGGTCAGAACTGCAGCATTGGCCCCAACGTGAGCCTGGgtcctggtgtggtggtggaggATGGCGTGTGCATCCGGCGGTGCACGGTGCTTCGGGATGCTCACATCCGCTCCCACTCCTGGCTTGAGTCATGTATCGTGGGCTGGCGCTGCCGTGTGGGTCAGTGGGTAAGTCTGTGAGCTGGGCtgggtggggacaggagcaggGAATCTGTGTGCCCCATTAACAAGGCttacttcccccacccccaggtgcgCATGGAGAACGTAACAGTGCTGGGCGAAGATGTCATAGTTAATGATGAACTCTACCTCAACGGAGCCAGTGTGCTGCCCCACAAGTCTATTGGGGAGTCGGTGCCAGAGCCTCGTATTATCATGTGAGGGACGCACAGGGCTGGCCACGCCCTCTGGACCAGCAGTGGCGTAGCGGTCACTCAGCACTTCGCAAGACCCTGGATGTGGTGCCATTTGTCAGGGAGCAGTGGGGGATCTGAAGCTGTTGGACATCTGCTTCTGATGGGGCCAGAAACTGACAGGATCCTGCTGGGCAAGCCCCGCAAGCCCCACTCCCACAAGACGAGCTGGGGCCAGGGCTGTATGGAATAATAATTTAATGCTCACTGGAGCCTGGATTGCAAGTCAAGCTCAGGCGTGATTAGGGCCATGGCTGGGCTCCCACCAATGAGGCTACACCCAGGCAGATGGCTGGAGGTGGTAAGAGTGAGGGTGATGGGAAACGGCCAAAAGAGCTCAGAAGTGGAGCTCGGTCTGGGTCTGCCGCTGGAGGGTCCAGGACGGTGCAGGCTGTGTGCATTAGGCTGGCCTAGGCAGCCGAGGAGGTGGCACTTGTGTTGGCCGCCTTGTCCCAGTCCTCTACAGATGCAATGGTGGTTTTGCAGAAGAAGCAGTCCTTGTTGTTCATCAGGTGCTGGTTGATGCAGGCTCTACAAGAGGGGGGCGGGGTGAGCCCTGCCCTGTGCCCTAGTTGCCTCCCCAAGTCCATGGGGCCCACTTACTTGCAGGACTTGTGGCCACAAGGCTGGAACACAGCGGAGATGGGGTGGGCATAGCAGATTGGACAGAGGTCCTCTTCACTGGTGGGCTATGGGGTGGAGAGTGAGAGTGGGTCGGGGCTCTGCCTGTACCTACCCCGCTCTGTACAGATGCATTAAAATGGCCGAGCCTGTGTGGTCTAGCCCCACTCACCAGGGAGGCCGCTGCTGCCTGGGCAGACGCAGCCGTCAGGTGTGCCAGCATCTGCTCCACCTGGGCCAGCTCCTCAGCACTGATATAATCTGTGTCTGGGTTAGTGGGAGGTGGGGTCAGTCCCTTGTAGGCCTAGAACTCAGTGCCTCTCGAATACTCCCAGGCAGGGAATTTGCTATTCTTGAGGCTCctgagctcaggaaatcctgaaACTCTTTCCTGACCCACCCCTGGCCCACTTACAACTTTGTAGAGAGAAGCGTTTCCGGTCAGGGGCAGGCAGGGCTGGGCCGGGTGCTAGAGGCTCTGGCCGCCCCAGGAGATAGCATATGGAACGGAGCTGGAAGCAGGGGTCAGCCAGGAGCACAGAGGTGGCTTGCTCCGTCCTAGACAGGGGAAGGTGCACAGGTAGTGAGTGGGAAAGCCTATGTGAAGATCGCCTCCATGGTGGCGCTGGCTGACAATCCAGAGGCCTCATTTTTGTGCCTTCGTTCTGTGCATCTTGATGTTTACCAACCCTCTGAAGTCCTGGGTCCCCGTAGGTCCCAAACGACCTACATCCAGTTAAAGGGAAGAGGGTGCTCTTGATGCTCGCTACCAAACATGACAGCTTGAatctgatccccaggacccacagaatgGAAGGGGAGAAATCACGCCCCCCAGTTGTCTTCTGCAtgagcacccacatacacacaccaacacacaaagAAGTAAACCTAAGGGGAGAAGGGTGAGGATTCCACCTAACCCATAATACATTAATCCTTCAAACTCACTCAGAGAACGTCAGCTACAAAAAGACATTCTCCCCAGACTTGAGCCCCTTTGCTCTTCAAGAGGGAAGCCGGCTTCCAGCCAAGAGAACTGGGACGCTGGGGCCCTCTGGTGGCCACGCCGAGTCTTCGAGTGCCAGGGCATGTGGCTGCTCCACCCCTCAATAGCAGGAGCCAATGGGAGCTTGGGTCCCCACCCCTGAGCAGTCACTTCCTAGCGAGTACTTAGAATCCAGTCAGAAAAGCGCTTGGAGAAGCTGGCGGAACTGAGACCAGAAGGGCTGGGGCCCCACCTCATAACCCCAGACCAGAAGGGCAGGAGAAGCTCGCTGGGCGGGTGGAGCCGGCATTGTGCCTCTCAAGCCATGGGCCGTTGGGAACTACAATCGGCAAGCCTGTACGGAAGCAGGTGAGTCCTGGAGCTGTTGACCAGCACTGAGCTGCCCCGTCTCTAACCTGGTGGTCACTGCCATGGCCTGGCTGGTGGTGCCAGGCATACTGCTGTGCATGGTGGGTGCTGGATTAGGCACCTCAGA encodes:
- the Ip6k1 gene encoding inositol hexakisphosphate kinase 1, which encodes MCVCQTMEVGQYGKNASRAGDRGVLLEPFIHQVGGHSSMMRYDDHTVCKPLISREQRFYESLPPEMKEFTPEYKGVVSVCFEGDSDGYINLVAYPYVESETVEQDDTPEREQPRRKHSRRSLHRSGSGSDHKEEKASLSFETTESSQEAKSPKVELHSHSDVPFQMLDSNSGLSSEKISYNPWSLRCHKQQLSRMRSESKDRKLYKFLLLENVVHHFKYPCVLDLKMGTRQHGDDASAEKAARQMRKCEQSTSATLGVRVCGMQVYQLDTGHYLCRNKYYGRGLSIEGFRNALYQYLHNGLDLRRDLFEPILSKLRGLKAVLERQASYRFYSSSLLVIYDGKECRSELRLKHVDMGLPEAPPPCGPSTSPSGTNLEAGPSSPPKVDVRMIDFAHSTFKGFRDDPTVHDGPDRGYVFGLENLISIMEQMRDENQ
- the Gmppb gene encoding mannose-1-phosphate guanyltransferase beta; the protein is MKALILVGGYGTRLRPLTLSTPKPLVDFCNKPILLHQVEALAAAGVDHVILAVSYMSQMLEKEMKAQEQRLGIRISMSHEEEPLGTAGPLALARDLLSETADPFFVLNSDVICDFPFQAMVQFHRHHGQEGSILVTKVEEPSKYGVVVCEADTGRIHRFVEKPQVFVSNKINAGMYILSPAVLQRIQLKPTSIEKEIFPVMAQEGQLYAMELQGFWMDIGQPKDFLTGMCLFLQSLRQKHPERLYSGPGIVGNVLVDPSARIGQNCSIGPNVSLGPGVVVEDGVCIRRCTVLRDAHIRSHSWLESCIVGWRCRVGQWVRMENVTVLGEDVIVNDELYLNGASVLPHKSIGESVPEPRIIM